Within Spinacia oleracea cultivar Varoflay chromosome 4, BTI_SOV_V1, whole genome shotgun sequence, the genomic segment CAAGACAAGCGGAGGCTGGACTGACATTAGTTTCACTGAGTTGTTGGTGGCGCTAAGTGATATGTTACCGGCTGGCAATGAACTTCCCAGGTCGAACTATTATGCCAAGAAGCTCATGTGTCCCTTTGGTTTAGAGTACAAGAAGATACATACTTGTCCAAACGATTGTCTGCTATATCATAAGCAGTATGAGAATTTGGATAAGTGTCCACGGTGCGGAGTGTCGCGTTACAAACGCAAAGGGGTAAGCGAGGGTAAGAATGTGTACCCAGCTAAGGTGTTGTGGTATCTTCCCATAATACCGAGATTCAAGCGCTTATTTTCGATAAAAAAAGATGCAAGGAATTTGAGGTGGCATGCAGATCCTGATCGAAGGAAGAGAGATGGTTTGCTtaggcatcctgctgattctcccCAGTGGAAGACTATTGACAAGCTTCATGACACTTTTGGTAAGGAACCTCGGAAATTGAGGCTTGGGTTATGTACGGATGGGATGAATCCATTTGGCACTCTTAGCTCCCAACATAGTACATGGCCAGTACTTTTAGTCATATATAATTTACCTCCTTGGTTGTGTATGAAACTCAAgtacatcatgttgtcgcttCTTATATCGGGGCCTAAACAACCGGGAAACGACATAGATGTCTACCTTGAACCTCTCGTTGATGATTAGAGAAAgatgtgggatgaaggggtttCCTTATTTAATGCGCATGTAAATGAGACGTTTAGATTGCGTGCAATGCTTTTCTGCACCATCAATGACTTCCCTGCTTATGGTAACTTATCCGGCTACAAGAACAAAGGAATGAAAGCATGCCCGACTTGTGAAGAGGATACACAATCCAAATATATTTCTGAATGTCACAAATATGAGTTCTTGCGAACGCGAAGGCTTCTTAGACGTGATCATCCCTATCGTAAGATGAAGACAACATTCGATGGGAATGTTAAGATGGATGTCGCCCGTAGAGCGTTGACTGGTAAGGAAGTTTATGAGCAGGTCAAGGGTGTTGAAACGGTCTTCGGCAAGTCAGTGAAAGACAAGGGTACAACTGGATTATGGAAAAAAGAGTCTGTATTCTGGAAACTTCCATATTGGAAAGATCTACCGGTTAGGCATTGTCTTGACGTCATGCATATcgagaaaaatgtttgtgaaGCAATTCTTGGAACACTTATGAATATTCCGGGCAAGACAAAGGATACCAAGGGAGTGCGAGAATACTTTAAAAGTAAGGGGCTTCGTCCAGAGCTGTGGCCTCAGACCTCGGGAAATAATAGAACGAAGGAAATGGAAACAGGGGGTGCCAAGACAAAAGGAAAAGGCAAAGGCAAAGGCAAAGGCAAAGAAAAGGGCAACGACAAAGGGAAGAAGAAAACCCATTACTTGCCTCCGGCTTGTTACACATTGTCCAAATTAGAAAAGCGGTTATTTTGTGAGTGCTTGTATGGCATTAAGGCTCCCTCAGGGTACTCATCGAACATGAAAAGATTTGTGTCTTTAAATGGCGAGTTGAAGTTGACAAGTATGAAATCTCACGATTGTCATGTCATGATGCAAACTTTCTTACCCATTGCAATTCGTGGGATATTT encodes:
- the LOC110777905 gene encoding uncharacterized protein, producing MDRSWMYGRRDTKDFMHGVSEFCMSALQHQASTGVKEFYCPCADCENVNTVNNVLVIRDHVFMRGFRPNYHVWVYHGESGVYVGNSSKNVVHEQEEAIYAEGEADCFEDEDDDDVENNIDDDNDRVEDMLHEVEDEVRDRVFECLPKAAETPLYPGCTKYSKLSAVCTLYNIKTSGGWTDISFTELLVALSDMLPAGNELPRSNYYAKKLMCPFGLEYKKIHTCPNDCLLYHKQYENLDKCPRCGVSRYKRKGVSEGKNVYPAKVLWYLPIIPRFKRLFSIKKDARNLRWHADPDRRKRDGLLRHPADSPQWKTIDKLHDTFGKEPRKLRLGLCTDGMNPFGTLSSQHSTWPVLLVIYNLPPWLCMKLKYIMLSLLISGPKQPGNDIDVYLEPLVDD